GGAGTTCGGGTCGAGGAAGACCGGGATCGCCTTACGAGCTCCCCCTCTGTCTCAAGGTGTCGCGCTGGTGACATGTTGTGACTAATTTGATGGAAGTTGGCTTAGTTTTcatagtttgtttgtttacacttgCCGCTCTCGCCTTACATCATTATGAacttcgatgtgtgtgtgtgtgtgtgtgtgtgtgtgtgtgtgtgtgtgtgtgtgtgtgtgtgtgtgtgtgtgcgtgtgtgtgtgtgtgtgtgtgtgtgtgtgtgtgtgtgtgtgtgtgagtgtgagtgtgagagagagggagggggagagatagatagatagagagagagagagagagagagagagagagagaaagagagagagagagagagagagagagagagagagagagagagagagagagagagagagagagagtgtgtgtgtgtgtgtgtgtgtgtgtgtgtgtgtgtgtgtgtgtgtgtttgtgtgtgtgtgtgtgagtgtgtgtgttactttacACTGCGCCCTCAGTGCGTTGTGTCTGGTGTAGTGCAGTCATAAAGAGTATTACGTTACACATGGAAGTGCAAAGAAGATTGAGAAGGACGCCGGCAAGTGCAACCATttttaccctctttctttctttctcttttcttgcgaTGACGTtaattatgttttctttgttCGGAGTAAATGGATAATAAAAGTTTAATGTCATGTCTATTATGACTTCATAATCGTGTAACTGAAATAAATCCAAATGGATGGTTAGTAACGAGAAGTGACGAAAATTGTAGTTTTTGTCAATGGGaaatgctatctctctctctctctctctctctctctctctctctctctctctctctctctctctctctctctctctctctctctctctctctctctctatctatctatctctatctctctctaaattaCATAGTTGGATTACCTCCACCTGttatttgttgattttgaaaTAAACTTCAGAGGCCTAGTGCCCGAGAGCAGCCTTCCTAACGACCTTCTTCTTGCAGGTGTGGTTCCAGAACCGCCGCGCCAAGTGGAGGAAGCGCGAGAAGGCGCTGGGCCGCGAGAGCCCCTCCTTCCTGGGCGTCGAGCATCCACTCGGGGGGATGCCcgagctcccccttcccctcgcgccGCCTCCGCACTCCGTCGCCGCCGCGGCCTCTGCCGCCGACCTCCTGCACTTGCACGCCCTTCACGCCCTCCACCTACATCCGTTCCTGCATCCGACTCACGCCGGACTCCACCACAAGGCTACAGGACCCCCGCCGCCGCCCCTGCATGCGCTCCTGCATCACTACATGCTTCCTCCAGGACTGCCGCTCCTGCACCCCGCCACCAGCGCTGCCCAGGGCATTCACGTCCCTCTCCTGGGCACCTCCACGGCCGCCTCCACGAGTCCCGAGGCGTCTCCTGCCAACTCGCCGCCCATCACGACCCTCGCGACGGGCACCACCACCACCCCGACGGGCGCCCCCGCTTCTCCCCCCATGGGACTCCCGCTCGACTGTCGCGGCGCCTCCGTGGACCTGCTTCGGCTGAAGGCTCGCCAGCACCAGGCCCTTCTGGAGCGCCTCTCGCCCCCCGCGCCCGGAGTGCACGCCTCATCCTGAGCATGCTCCGGGCGTGTCCTCAAGACCTCCTCGTGCCCTTCGGTATTCAAGAGATGTTTAGTCCGTAATGTCAAGTCGTACTCATCCGGGAGGGCCAGTCCCAGGCCGCCTTGACCTCTCAGCTACGAAACACAACAGTGGAAGGCGTCGAGACTGATGCCAGTAGCTTTTAGTTCGCATCCCGGGTAGCCTTAGGTCGGCGCCGCTTGGACCGGGAGGCCTTTGCTACCGGTAGGCGGAAGGTTGGTACCCTTGTGATGCCGGTAGCCTGAAGGTTGGTACCCCTGGTGTGCGACAGTACCAGTGACGTCACCATGATTCTAGTGTTAAACATTGTTGTTACTTCAGTCTAGATGGTGGCGCTGTAGGCCGGTAGCGAGCATACAGATGATTAATCGTTCATGTCATAATCCCGAGCGCGACGCAGTAAGGCAGCAGGTGGCAGAGGCAAGGGCGCCACGCGACGAGGGCGCCGTCCTAAGTGGCGTTCTTGTGCGACTCGAGTGTCTCTTCCGGCCTAGCCAGATGATGGTGGCGGCAAACTCTTTAATTACCTCTTTATCATCCTATCATTTGAACAGATCGCTTAATTCACAAAGAATCAGGGGGCCTCAAGGGCGCTTTCATTCGTTTCCCGCTCAAATGGGTATTGGAAATAAGGTCGactttcctttgtcttcctcGTTGTTGGTTAGGAGTCTCTTTGCCaatattccctttctttattgACAAGTATTCAGCCAATCTGGCCAATTTGTCAAGAAATCAAGGAATTTCAACTTTATTGGTAAGCGTCAGGAGGGCCAATTTTGCTCTTGTCAACACCGCAAAATTGCCCCTATTGTCCCAGGGGCTAAAGCTCAAAATAGACCATTTAAACATCCGTTATTGACAATCGTCAGCAAACCAGCTAATTTTCGGGGCTCACGGGACACTGATGCTAATTAATTAAGGCGGTAAGGTCGTAATTGACGTGGCCCGAGTGGCAGAGAATATTAGGGCGGGTTTATTTGCTCGGTCCTCAACAACACACTCACAGCCGAGCCAAGTTTTCCACCGCGAGCTTTTTTTCCTGAATATCTCATacactttctcttatttctcggtctttttcccattcctctaGGTTTTTATTTGAAAGGAGAAGAGGCTTAGAATTAATTCATC
This genomic interval from Penaeus chinensis breed Huanghai No. 1 chromosome 11, ASM1920278v2, whole genome shotgun sequence contains the following:
- the LOC125030452 gene encoding aristaless-related homeobox protein-like, encoding MFFALKSKPLMFAVAVAESGMSVGSPEVSPRGEGDPATSPGCPDHHADPFDPDKPRKLTCPGAPRPQVRRSRTTFTTYQLHQLERAFEKTQYPDVFTREELAMRLDLSEARVQVWFQNRRAKWRKREKALGRESPSFLGVEHPLGGMPELPLPLAPPPHSVAAAASAADLLHLHALHALHLHPFLHPTHAGLHHKATGPPPPPLHALLHHYMLPPGLPLLHPATSAAQGIHVPLLGTSTAASTSPEASPANSPPITTLATGTTTTPTGAPASPPMGLPLDCRGASVDLLRLKARQHQALLERLSPPAPGVHASS